A single window of Liolophura sinensis isolate JHLJ2023 chromosome 6, CUHK_Ljap_v2, whole genome shotgun sequence DNA harbors:
- the LOC135467195 gene encoding alpha-mannosidase 2-like, with the protein MKLKTKAVVAIALRPVRVALAMLFRFHMYNIMAVTSSTTAPRQKHVRAHMMSSFRYVANASDHLRARECTPTTVMLPSVDFTTDGIMDNIDYTISKQGKYNVVLPNQKKEKLYQNTVDKNEDEKLTVIVVPHSPNGHSDLLPFDQFYEQKSKHTLDRIVQKLSQYKDMSFIWTETASLSRWWLEQNDATRQQIRKLIRKGQLEIVNGGWVVPDEACTDYHDVIQQMIEGHRWLYNTLGVKPRVNWAVKPFGHSQTMPYLWKLAGFNLMVVGSVHEAVREYLRQRIRLQFSWRQMWDPRGDTDIITQILPYISSATRHSCGPDTTVCSRFDFLKSPPISEVLREDDPDFVVMASALYEQYRLTANASPRKTIFIPIGGESGWTKDSEWDNNYRSYQKLFKYMNSRSDWNISVRFGTMTHYFDFLKGAQHDVNPTLSLGSTMPAFSGDFLPYSQSDNTYWTGFYSSRPWIKYMSREVDAALRTADILHVMACIQSPFDVGLQEACRQFTEELRTARQSVALFQKYDAITGTSRPGVVDDYKKKLLQAMRSTQLVVNWAVPVLMLTDLTQTVNMFPATRLPYGMTLSWPPTAAVRISPTRSVNVVLFNPLPIDRLETVTIRINDSTVAVSQGNKDINVQILPVLSAENIVNSSVFDATFNVMVPALGMETVRLYRNDSSLSKTQLSDISIKKSAHTIVEPSCFRAEPLPTFREIILENNCLKLEFEGRTGLLKEVLDKMSGRRTTVDMDFVKYTPYKGNSRVFQARLEAESFADYDKLNVFSKQRFDPILSPGPPHSFPAYNTFVSHRRGTVPSYIHRQHQ; encoded by the coding sequence ATGAAACTTAAGACCAAGGCTGTTGTTGCCATAGCCCTCCGTCCAGTGCGCGTCGCGTTGGCAATGTTGTTCCGATTTCATATGTATAATATCATGGCTGTCACATCCTCTACCACGGCACCCAGACAAAAGCACGTGCGTGCTCACATGATGTCCAGTTTTCGTTATGTGGCCAACGCTTCTGACCATCTTCGTGCTCGAGAGTGCACCCCAACAACTGTTATGTTGCCATCGGTAGACTTCACTACCGACGGGATTATGGATAATATTGATTACACAATAAGCAAACAGGGAAAGTATAATGTCGTTCTTCCAaatcaaaagaaagaaaaactgtaccaaAACACGGTTGACAAGAACGAGGATGAGAAGTTGACGGTCATCGTCGTTCCACATTCCCCGAACGGCCACAGCGATCTCTTACCCTTCGACCAGTTTTACGAACAGAAATCCAAACATACTTTAGACAGAATCGTTCAAAAACTCAGCCAATACAAAGATATGAGTTTTATTTGGACAGAGACCGCCTCACTGTCTCGGTGGTGGCTTGAACAAAATGATGCAACACGGCAGCAGATTAGAAAACTTATCAGAAAAGGTCAGCTAGAAATTGTAAACGGCGGCTGGGTTGTTCCGGATGAAGCTTGCACGGATTACCACGACGTTATCCAGCAAATGATCGAAGGGCATCGTTGGCTCTATAATACTTTGGGAGTGAAGCCAAGAGTGAACTGGGCTGTGAAACCCTTTGGTCATTCTCAGACCATGCCCTACTTATGGAAACTAGCTGGTTTTAACCTTATGGTTGTAGGGAGTGTGCACGAGGCAGTCAGAGAATATTTAAGGCAACGAATACGCTTGCAGTTTTCTTGGCGTCAAATGTGGGACCCCAGAGGGGACACTGACATCATCACTCAAATACTACCATATATTTCCTCAGCAACCAGACACTCTTGCGGACCAGACACCACTGTGTGTTCACGATTCGACTTCTTGAAATCGCCACCTATATCAGAAGTCCTGCGGGAGGATGACCCGGACTTTGTGGTAATGGCTTCGGCTCTGTATGAACAGTACCGACTAACAGCCAATGCCTCTCCACGCAAAACCATATTTATTCCTATTGGTGGAGAGTCTGGATGGACAAAAGATTCTGAATGGGATAACAACTACCGCAGTTATCAGAAgttgtttaaatatatgaattctAGATCAGACTGGAATATCTCCGTGCGTTTTGGAACGATGACTCACTATTTTGATTTCCTCAAAGGTGCACAACACGATGTAAATCCTACCTTGTCTTTGGGATCAACGATGCCGGCTTTTAGCGGAGACTTTTTGCCATATTCTCAAAGCGACAATACTTACTGGACTGGGTTTTACAGCAGCAGGCCTTGGATTAAGTACATGAGTAGAGAAGTCGACGCGGCTCTACGGACAGCTGATATACTTCATGTCATGGCGTGTATCCAAAGTCCATTTGACGTGGGACTGCAGGAAGCTTGCCGCCAGTTCACAGAGGAGCTTCGTACAGCTAGGCAGAGCGTTGCTCTATTTCAGAAGTATGACGCTATAACTGGCACATCTAGGCCTGGTGTAGTGGATGATTATAAGAAAAAGCTTTTGCAAGCAATGAGGAGCACTCAGTTGGTTGTCAACTGGGCCGTGCCTGTGTTGATGTTAACAGATCTTACTCAAACCGTAAATATGTTTCCCGCAACAAGACTTCCTTACGGAATGACCTTAAGTTGGCCACCAACTGCCGCTGTTCGCATCTCTCCGACACGGAGTGTTAACGTTGTGCTTTTTAACCCTTTGCCCATAGACCGGTTGGAGACGGTTACAATACGCATCAATGATTCCACTGTAGCAGTTTCACAAGGGAACAAAGATATCAACGTTCAAATTCTACCGGTACTGAGCGCTGAAAACATTGTAAATTCTAGTGTGTTTGACGCTACATTCAACGTGATGGTCCCTGCTCTGGGTATGGAGACGGTGAGACTTTATCGCAATGACTCAAGTTTGTCTAAAACACAACTCAGTGATATCTCCATCAAAAAGTCTGCTCACACTATTGTTGAACCTTCCTGTTTTAGAGCTGAGCCTCTCCCTACATTTAGAGAAATTATACTTGAAAACAATTGTTTGAAATTAGAATTCGAAGGCAGGACGGGTTTACTAAAAGAAGTGCTGGATAAAATGTCTGGCAGAAGAACCACTGTGGACATGGATTTTGTGAAGTACACACCGTATAAAGGCAATTCACGGGTCTTCCAGGCCCGACTTGAAGCGGAAAGCTTTGCAGACTATGATAAACTAAATGTGTTTAGTAAGCAGAGGTTCGACCCTATCCTCAGTCCAGGTCCTCCACACAGTTTTCCAGCATACAATACGTTTGTATCACACCGCAGGGGCACTGTGCCGAGCTATATCCATAGACAACATCAGTAA